ATCCAGTATCTCAGCATCCCAGCTTTTTTAGGTAAAGGGCTAAAGGCCAAGATAGACAGCCTCCTGCCTAAAGCCCTACCTATTTACTAGGCAAGAAGGTACTCTTCAGCGGCCCTGCCTTCCTCAAGCGCGTCCAGTATTTCATCGATCTGGTCCTCGTCTGTAATCCCACCGTACCAGTACCCTTGTGGATAAATGACCATGACAGGTCCCTGGTCGCAAAACTGCAAGCATCCGGTACTGGAAAGAAAGGCGTTCAGACCGCGATCCGCGATTTCGCTTTCAAGGTATTGAAGCAGTTCCCCTCCACCTTGCTTGATACATTTACCTTTGGGTTCCAGTCCCCTGAAACTCATACATACTAGAATGTGATAGTCCGGCTTTTCCATGACAAACCTCCCTACATAACCAGTTCCAGACGCTCATCAGGAGCATCACGGTCGGCACGATCAAGAAGTGTGTTGACTATATTGGAAATCAGATAGATTCCGCCACTATAACCGACTTTAGGAAAGTAAGTGTGTCCTACGCGGTCCAGAATCGGAAAACCAAATCGTACCAAGGGTATGTCCTCGGCCCGCGAGATATACTTGCCGTAAGTATTACCGATAAGGAGATCCACTGGATCGTTCTTGATAAGCTGGTGGAGATAAAAAAGATCTGCGTTCTGCTTGCAAACATACTCCCAATCAGCATCCTTCATCACCTCTGCAATCTGCCTCTCAAAGCGTTTTCCAGGAGTACCGGTGATAATGTACTTGGGCCGCATACCCATGCTCTTTAAAAAGTCGGTCAGTCCAACGATCAAATCAGGATCTCCCCAGAGCGCTACCTTTTTGCCATACAGATAATGCTGATAGTCGGTCATGATATCCACCAGACGACCACGCTCATCCATAAGTGACTCAGGAATCTCCTTGCCTGTAGCATCCATGAGTGCCTGGATGAACTTGTCCGTGGCCTTGACTCCGATAGGCGCTTCCAAGGTCTTAAAAGGTACGCCACACTTCTGTTCCAACGCTATGGCTGCCGGTTCCGAAGCAAAAGCGCCCAGGGCAAGGGTCATCTTGCTTGTGCCTGTCCTTTTCAAATCCTCGATGGTTACGCCGCCTTTGGGATACATCTGGTATTCGCCACGCATCGGCGTATCCAAGACATCTGAGGTATCCGGGAATACAATGCCATCAATTCCCATTACCCGGAGGATGCGCTTTATTTCGCGCATATCAGAAGGCTCGACAAAACCTGGGATGACATTGACCTGGTTTTCCTTCTTCTCACCACCTTCGGCGAGGTACTTGACTATTCCCGAAACCATATTGGCAAAACCAGTAATATGAGAGCCCACGTAACTTGGAGTGTTCGTGTGGATGACCAGCTTGCCTTCAGGAATAATACCGTCACTGGCAGCCTTTTTAGTAATACTTGGTATGTCATCACCAATGGTCTCAGACAGACAAGTAGTGTGCACGGCAACGATGTCCGGGTTGTAGACCTGGAAA
This genomic interval from Desulfovulcanus ferrireducens contains the following:
- a CDS encoding (2Fe-2S) ferredoxin domain-containing protein; amino-acid sequence: MEKPDYHILVCMSFRGLEPKGKCIKQGGGELLQYLESEIADRGLNAFLSSTGCLQFCDQGPVMVIYPQGYWYGGITDEDQIDEILDALEEGRAAEEYLLA
- the nifK gene encoding nitrogenase molybdenum-iron protein subunit beta translates to MLDHTPKEIVERQALRINPAKTCQPIGAMYAALGIHGCLPHSHGSQGCCSYHRSHLTRHYKEPVMASTSSFTEGASVFGGAPNLRQSLKTIFQVYNPDIVAVHTTCLSETIGDDIPSITKKAASDGIIPEGKLVIHTNTPSYVGSHITGFANMVSGIVKYLAEGGEKKENQVNVIPGFVEPSDMREIKRILRVMGIDGIVFPDTSDVLDTPMRGEYQMYPKGGVTIEDLKRTGTSKMTLALGAFASEPAAIALEQKCGVPFKTLEAPIGVKATDKFIQALMDATGKEIPESLMDERGRLVDIMTDYQHYLYGKKVALWGDPDLIVGLTDFLKSMGMRPKYIITGTPGKRFERQIAEVMKDADWEYVCKQNADLFYLHQLIKNDPVDLLIGNTYGKYISRAEDIPLVRFGFPILDRVGHTYFPKVGYSGGIYLISNIVNTLLDRADRDAPDERLELVM